The Methanomassiliicoccales archaeon genome window below encodes:
- the eno gene encoding phosphopyruvate hydratase produces MFLSGSKIVEIRAREVLDSRGNPTVEAEVRTSAFKVTAIAPSGASTGTHEVLELRDGGERYMGKGVLKAVENVNKKIGPKLKGMDVEEQRELDRALIELDGTTDKRKLGGNAITAVSLALAKAGSVSKGVELHEHLGPGSCTLPIPMMNIINGGKHAGTGLRIQEFMIVPAGAKSFSESLRMGVEVYHSLRALLKEQFGPAAVNLGDEGGFAPPLENTRQALDIMMKGIERAGYSPGKEVFLALDCAASEFCQQGVYELDKRRIGPVELMETYFVLAKYYPLVSIEDPFHEEDFHMFSLMTKRVGHKMQVVGDDIFVTNMERIKKAIERKAGNATLLKVNQIGTVTEAMDAARLSFDNGYRVVVSHRSGETDDTSIADLAVALECGQIKTGAPARGERVAKYNRLLRIEEQLGSKAKFPGAAFYAKKKKE; encoded by the coding sequence ATGTTTCTGAGCGGCTCTAAGATAGTTGAGATCAGGGCCAGGGAGGTCCTGGATTCGAGAGGCAATCCTACCGTGGAGGCAGAAGTGAGAACCTCCGCCTTTAAGGTCACCGCCATCGCCCCTTCGGGAGCCTCCACCGGCACCCATGAGGTGCTGGAGTTGAGGGATGGGGGGGAGCGCTACATGGGCAAGGGCGTCCTCAAGGCTGTGGAGAATGTGAACAAGAAAATCGGCCCCAAGCTCAAAGGCATGGATGTGGAGGAACAGCGTGAGCTGGACCGCGCGTTGATAGAGCTGGATGGCACCACGGACAAGAGGAAGCTGGGCGGGAACGCCATCACGGCCGTCTCTCTCGCCCTAGCCAAGGCAGGCAGCGTCTCCAAAGGCGTCGAGCTGCACGAGCATCTAGGGCCAGGCAGCTGCACTCTGCCCATACCCATGATGAACATCATCAACGGAGGGAAGCACGCTGGCACGGGTTTGAGGATACAGGAGTTCATGATCGTGCCCGCAGGAGCCAAATCCTTCTCCGAATCCCTGCGCATGGGAGTGGAGGTGTACCATTCCCTCAGAGCCCTCCTCAAGGAGCAGTTCGGCCCCGCCGCCGTCAACCTGGGCGACGAAGGCGGCTTCGCCCCTCCGCTAGAAAACACAAGGCAAGCCCTAGACATAATGATGAAAGGCATAGAGCGAGCTGGCTATTCCCCCGGCAAAGAGGTGTTCCTGGCTCTAGACTGCGCCGCCTCCGAGTTCTGCCAGCAAGGAGTCTATGAGCTGGACAAGAGACGCATAGGGCCCGTGGAGCTGATGGAGACGTATTTCGTCCTGGCCAAGTATTATCCCTTGGTGAGCATCGAGGACCCCTTCCACGAGGAGGATTTCCACATGTTCTCGTTGATGACCAAGAGGGTGGGCCACAAGATGCAGGTGGTGGGCGATGATATCTTCGTCACCAACATGGAGCGCATAAAGAAGGCCATAGAGCGAAAGGCAGGAAATGCCACGCTCCTAAAAGTCAATCAGATAGGGACGGTGACCGAGGCCATGGACGCGGCCAGGCTATCCTTCGACAACGGATATCGCGTGGTGGTGAGCCATCGCTCGGGCGAGACCGACGACACCTCCATCGCTGACCTGGCGGTAGCACTGGAATGCGGTCAGATCAAGACCGGTGCGCCTGCGCGGGGGGAGAGAGTGGCCAAATACAATCGCTTGCTGCGCATCGAGGAGCAGCTGGGCTCCAAGGCCAAGTTCCCCGGTGCCGCCTTCTACGCCAAAAAGAAGAAGGAGTGA
- a CDS encoding nicotinate phosphoribosyltransferase — MSPLPSGPSRGFFLATEEQIRQGRTTDVYFEHTMQVLRAKGLSHERAYAELTTGSLPNDWSWAVLCGVEEVLRLFEGKKVTIRGLPEGTVFKARSRRGLRVPVLSIEGPYSEYCVLETPLLGLLCHSTGVATMAARARIAAEDATLLSFGVRRMHPAISPMIDRSAYIGGCDGVSSLIGAEVIGIPPSGTMPHALVVMMGDQAQAFKAFDEVIDPSVPRIALVDTYSDEKAEAIMAAKAIKDLSAVRLDTPASRRGSLPDLVREVRWELDIRGFGHVKIIVSGGLDERTIPELRKAGADGFGVGTSISNAPTVDFALDIVEKDGEPVAKRGKLGGRKASYRCQRCMEWEVVPWGHKTPKCHICGDFMQSMEVELMREGIRAHEEREPSKVRKYVLQQLKAVRL; from the coding sequence GTGAGCCCTTTGCCCAGCGGCCCCAGCAGAGGCTTCTTCCTCGCCACCGAGGAGCAGATACGCCAGGGAAGGACCACCGACGTCTACTTCGAGCACACCATGCAAGTGCTGCGCGCCAAGGGCCTATCGCATGAACGCGCCTATGCTGAGCTCACCACGGGCAGCCTGCCGAATGATTGGTCATGGGCTGTGCTGTGCGGAGTGGAGGAGGTGCTGCGGCTTTTTGAGGGAAAAAAGGTGACCATCCGAGGCTTGCCTGAGGGAACCGTTTTCAAGGCCCGCTCGCGCAGAGGCCTCAGGGTGCCGGTGCTCAGCATCGAGGGCCCATATTCCGAGTACTGCGTCCTGGAGACGCCCTTGCTCGGCTTGCTTTGCCATTCCACGGGGGTGGCCACCATGGCCGCCAGGGCGAGGATCGCGGCCGAGGATGCCACGCTATTATCCTTCGGCGTCCGGCGCATGCATCCTGCCATCTCCCCTATGATAGACCGCTCCGCCTACATCGGCGGATGCGATGGCGTGTCCTCACTCATCGGTGCGGAGGTCATCGGCATCCCTCCATCAGGCACCATGCCTCATGCGCTGGTGGTCATGATGGGAGACCAGGCGCAGGCCTTCAAGGCCTTCGACGAGGTCATCGATCCCTCCGTCCCACGCATCGCCTTGGTGGATACCTACTCCGACGAGAAGGCCGAGGCCATCATGGCGGCCAAGGCGATAAAGGATTTGTCCGCCGTGCGCTTGGACACTCCTGCCTCCAGAAGAGGCTCCCTGCCGGATCTGGTGAGGGAGGTGCGCTGGGAGCTGGATATCAGAGGCTTTGGCCATGTCAAGATAATCGTCTCAGGAGGGCTGGATGAGAGGACCATCCCCGAGCTCAGGAAGGCAGGAGCGGATGGGTTCGGCGTGGGCACGAGCATATCCAACGCCCCCACGGTGGACTTCGCCTTGGACATAGTGGAGAAGGATGGCGAGCCAGTGGCCAAGAGGGGCAAGCTGGGAGGAAGGAAGGCCTCATACCGTTGCCAGAGATGCATGGAGTGGGAAGTCGTGCCCTGGGGGCATAAGACGCCAAAATGCCATATCTGCGGCGACTTCATGCAATCGATGGAGGTGGAGCTGATGCGGGAAGGCATTAGGGCTCATGAGGAAAGAGAGCCCTCCAAGGTAAGGAAATATGTGCTGCAGCAATTGAAGGCTGTGCGCTTGTGA
- a CDS encoding cytochrome b5 domain-containing protein: MREFTKEELKKYNGKNGTPAYVAYKGKVYDVSASALWEGGEHQGLHVPGGDLTKDIADAPHEADVLERFPVVGILKS, from the coding sequence ATGAGAGAATTCACCAAGGAGGAGCTGAAGAAGTATAATGGGAAGAATGGCACCCCGGCCTATGTGGCCTATAAAGGGAAGGTCTATGATGTCAGTGCAAGCGCCCTATGGGAGGGTGGGGAGCATCAAGGCCTTCATGTCCCAGGAGGGGATTTGACGAAGGATATCGCCGATGCGCCGCATGAGGCAGATGTCCTGGAGCGGTTCCCTGTGGTGGGGATCCTTAAATCTTAA
- a CDS encoding Lrp/AsnC family transcriptional regulator: MLDEKDLAILMKLKADSRRTTKAIAAELGMPRATVHERIRRMVERGVIKRFTLALDHAALGKPATAFILISFLPTSKVSQRQVAQRIASMEGVHEVHLISGEYDMLVKVRGTSMEQIGALVIDRIRGVEGVGRTLTCASFACVKEEDAEEPAASAKVRKRGRRTEK; this comes from the coding sequence ATGCTGGACGAGAAGGACCTTGCCATACTGATGAAGTTAAAAGCGGACTCCAGGCGTACCACAAAGGCCATCGCCGCGGAGCTGGGAATGCCGCGGGCCACAGTGCATGAGCGCATTCGGCGGATGGTAGAGAGAGGTGTCATCAAGCGCTTCACCTTGGCCTTGGACCACGCCGCGCTTGGAAAGCCAGCCACGGCCTTCATCCTCATCTCCTTTCTACCCACATCTAAGGTGTCCCAAAGGCAGGTGGCACAGCGGATAGCCAGTATGGAAGGCGTTCATGAGGTCCATCTGATCTCAGGCGAATATGATATGCTAGTGAAGGTGCGCGGCACCTCCATGGAGCAGATAGGCGCATTGGTCATCGATCGCATCAGGGGGGTAGAGGGCGTGGGAAGGACGCTGACCTGTGCCTCCTTCGCCTGCGTCAAAGAGGAGGATGCCGAGGAGCCGGCCGCCTCAGCAAAGGTGCGGAAGCGCGGCAGACGCACAGAAAAATGA
- a CDS encoding GTP-binding protein, which translates to MDLLLISGFLGSGKTTMVLSTIDEITKRKHKKVVVIVNDFGKIGIDGKVMEKYGLKVKEMPSGCICCTLGSDLLTTLRDVAEAFHPDLVVIEPTGVADPVAIHDTLKLYVGPPIDMVRIVIIVDSERYDAIAKALERPLKNQLKAAQVIVLNKMDRVSPEQLASIEARVREIGSTARIIPASAIHGTNLDKVVEAMVG; encoded by the coding sequence ATGGACCTTCTGCTAATATCAGGATTCCTAGGGTCAGGGAAGACCACCATGGTGCTCTCCACGATAGACGAGATAACCAAGCGCAAGCACAAGAAGGTGGTCGTCATAGTGAACGACTTCGGCAAGATTGGCATAGATGGGAAGGTAATGGAGAAGTACGGGCTGAAGGTCAAGGAAATGCCCAGCGGTTGCATCTGCTGCACCCTGGGCTCCGATCTGCTGACCACCCTCAGGGACGTGGCTGAAGCCTTCCATCCTGACCTTGTGGTCATCGAGCCCACGGGCGTGGCAGACCCAGTAGCCATTCATGACACGCTAAAGCTCTACGTGGGGCCGCCGATAGACATGGTGAGGATAGTCATCATAGTGGACTCCGAGAGATATGATGCCATAGCAAAGGCCTTAGAGAGACCTCTAAAGAATCAGCTGAAGGCGGCACAGGTGATCGTGCTGAACAAGATGGACAGGGTATCGCCTGAGCAATTGGCCTCGATAGAGGCAAGGGTCAGGGAGATTGGTTCGACAGCGAGGATAATCCCCGCTTCGGCCATACACGGGACGAACTTGGATAAGGTTGTGGAAGCGATGGTGGGCTGA
- a CDS encoding DNA topoisomerase I yields MKKLVISEKANAAARIATILSGGAKKSSKQKGVQVFSFERDGDEWFVVGLRGHIIELDYPPELNNWERTPPKQLVYAAPVKSVKAHNIIEVLRDLAKDADLVIIATDYDREGELIGVETVEQLNVDPSKVKRARFSALTKAEIEKAFAELNKPDERLAEAAECRQIIDLAWGAALTRFISLASGQVGSNFLSVGRVQSPTLSLIVDRHNEIKNFVPKPYWNVEARFKQEEEFLGRHEGNPFWEEEKAKAVLERSQGAKEAVVAEFRREEKEEYPPPPFNTTMMLAEAVKIGMSASMAMKVAEDLYTAGYISYPRTDNTVYPRSLNLRNILEKLKESEFKAEAEELLAQEVIRPSRGRVETTDHPPIYPTEAATKKELKGDKWRLYELVVRRFLATVSPPCTAEHRHAKLLVEGEPFLAKGYRISHPGWRKYYPFFHVTESDLPLLQEGEHVQVCSVNMERLETQPPRRYTQGTLIQEMERLGLGTKSTRHEIIQKLYDRKYVVGNDLVPTESGIAVATSLEKHAKTITESKMTAHLEQDMEDIANGKAMLPEVVRESQDMLADVLDVMEAHKQQIGEDIRAALQEQSYIGRCPDCKGELRVKRSRRGDFISCSNYPQCKRAYPKPRGAKMEATEEICESCGAPMVRLIRRGSAPQKHCLNPDCQVNQQATSVGECPDCGKPLRILYSKAGKRFLGCSGYPDCRRTYPLPQAGSLRMTGETCQACKAPIALVTSRGRPWRLCVNMECPEREKKAVEKEEDKGLEPAAVEKKRATKRKAKRAVTQKRAKASMESK; encoded by the coding sequence ATGAAGAAGCTGGTCATCTCGGAGAAGGCCAACGCCGCGGCGCGCATAGCTACCATACTGTCAGGTGGGGCTAAGAAGTCCTCTAAGCAAAAAGGCGTCCAGGTCTTCTCCTTCGAGCGCGACGGTGATGAATGGTTCGTGGTCGGGCTGAGAGGGCATATCATCGAGCTCGACTATCCTCCCGAGCTCAACAATTGGGAGCGCACGCCCCCCAAGCAGTTGGTCTACGCCGCGCCGGTGAAGAGCGTTAAAGCGCACAATATCATCGAGGTGCTGAGGGATCTGGCCAAGGATGCCGACTTGGTCATCATCGCCACCGACTATGACCGAGAGGGAGAGCTCATAGGCGTGGAGACTGTGGAGCAATTGAATGTGGATCCTTCAAAAGTCAAGAGGGCCAGGTTCTCAGCCTTGACCAAGGCCGAGATCGAGAAGGCCTTCGCTGAGCTGAACAAACCTGACGAGCGGTTGGCCGAGGCCGCGGAGTGCCGTCAGATAATCGATCTGGCCTGGGGAGCGGCCCTTACCCGCTTCATCTCCCTGGCATCCGGTCAGGTGGGCTCTAATTTCCTCTCCGTGGGGAGAGTGCAGAGCCCCACCCTCTCCCTTATCGTCGACCGCCACAATGAGATCAAGAACTTCGTGCCCAAGCCATACTGGAATGTTGAGGCCAGATTCAAACAGGAGGAGGAGTTCCTAGGGCGCCATGAGGGCAATCCTTTTTGGGAGGAGGAAAAGGCGAAAGCTGTCCTGGAAAGGAGCCAGGGGGCGAAGGAAGCAGTAGTCGCCGAATTCAGAAGGGAGGAGAAGGAGGAGTATCCCCCTCCCCCCTTCAACACCACCATGATGCTGGCAGAGGCGGTGAAGATAGGCATGTCAGCCAGCATGGCCATGAAAGTGGCTGAGGACCTTTACACCGCCGGTTACATATCCTATCCTAGGACGGATAATACCGTGTATCCGCGCTCCTTGAACCTGAGGAACATATTGGAGAAGCTCAAGGAGTCGGAATTCAAGGCCGAGGCAGAGGAGCTGCTAGCCCAGGAGGTCATTCGTCCTTCTCGCGGCCGAGTAGAGACCACTGACCATCCTCCGATATATCCTACGGAGGCCGCCACCAAGAAGGAGCTAAAGGGAGATAAATGGAGATTGTACGAGCTGGTGGTGAGGAGATTCCTCGCCACCGTATCTCCTCCCTGCACAGCCGAGCATCGTCATGCCAAGCTGCTGGTGGAAGGAGAGCCGTTCTTGGCCAAGGGATATAGGATCTCGCATCCAGGCTGGCGAAAGTACTATCCTTTCTTCCATGTGACCGAGTCCGATCTACCCTTGTTGCAAGAGGGAGAGCACGTGCAGGTGTGCTCTGTGAATATGGAAAGATTGGAAACACAGCCTCCCCGACGCTACACGCAGGGCACCCTCATCCAGGAGATGGAGAGGCTAGGGTTGGGCACCAAGTCGACGCGGCATGAGATCATACAGAAGCTCTACGACCGCAAGTATGTGGTAGGGAATGATCTCGTTCCGACCGAGAGCGGCATTGCCGTAGCCACATCCTTGGAGAAGCATGCCAAGACCATCACTGAGAGCAAAATGACCGCGCATCTGGAACAGGACATGGAGGACATCGCCAACGGCAAGGCCATGCTGCCCGAAGTGGTGAGGGAGTCCCAAGATATGCTGGCTGATGTGTTGGACGTAATGGAGGCGCATAAGCAGCAGATCGGTGAGGACATCAGGGCGGCGTTGCAGGAGCAGAGCTACATAGGAAGGTGCCCCGATTGCAAGGGTGAGCTAAGGGTGAAGCGATCACGTAGAGGTGACTTCATATCCTGCTCCAACTACCCGCAATGCAAGCGCGCCTATCCTAAACCCAGAGGGGCTAAGATGGAGGCGACGGAGGAGATTTGCGAGAGCTGCGGCGCGCCAATGGTGCGGCTGATACGTCGTGGCAGCGCGCCGCAGAAGCATTGCCTGAATCCTGATTGCCAGGTGAATCAGCAGGCGACCTCGGTGGGAGAATGTCCGGATTGCGGAAAGCCTCTACGCATACTTTACTCCAAGGCAGGGAAGCGATTCCTAGGATGCTCTGGCTATCCAGATTGTCGCCGCACATACCCGTTACCGCAAGCGGGGTCGCTGCGAATGACAGGCGAGACATGCCAAGCATGCAAGGCACCTATAGCCTTGGTCACGAGCAGGGGTCGCCCTTGGAGATTGTGCGTCAACATGGAATGCCCTGAGAGAGAGAAGAAAGCAGTCGAGAAAGAGGAGGATAAAGGGCTTGAGCCGGCCGCAGTTGAGAAGAAGCGTGCGACAAAAAGGAAGGCGAAGAGAGCAGTGACACAAAAAAGAGCGAAGGCCAGCATGGAGTCTAAGTAG